A portion of the Mesobacillus sp. AQ2 genome contains these proteins:
- a CDS encoding acyl-CoA dehydrogenase: MNLRFTEEQEMMRKMVRDFAQTEIAPFVEKLEEGEFPREILKKMGELGLMGIPVPEEYGGSEMDFISYIIAIHEISRVSATVGVILSVHTSVGTNPILYFGTEEQKKKYVPKLASGEYLGAFCLTEPSAGSDAASLKTRAVKKDGHYVLNGSKVFITNGGEADVYIVFASTNPEAGTKGVSAFIVEKDTPGFIVGKDEHKMGLYGSRTVQLTFEDMKVPEENLLGQEGEGFKIAMSNLDSGRIGIAAQALGIAEAALDAASSYAKERVQFGKPIAAQQGVGFKLADMATSVEAAKLLIYRAAQLRSEGQKCGIEASMAKLFTSRTAVEVTTEAIQVFGGYGYTKDYPVERYFRDAKVTEIYEGTSEIQKIVISKQL; the protein is encoded by the coding sequence ATGAATCTGAGATTCACAGAAGAACAAGAAATGATGCGCAAGATGGTACGTGATTTTGCACAGACAGAAATTGCGCCGTTCGTTGAAAAATTGGAGGAAGGCGAGTTCCCAAGGGAGATTTTAAAAAAGATGGGCGAACTTGGCCTGATGGGGATTCCGGTACCTGAGGAATATGGCGGTTCAGAGATGGACTTCATTTCCTATATCATTGCTATCCATGAAATTTCCAGGGTCAGCGCAACGGTTGGCGTCATCCTATCCGTTCATACATCTGTAGGAACAAATCCGATCCTGTACTTCGGGACAGAAGAGCAGAAGAAAAAATACGTACCTAAGCTAGCTTCAGGGGAATACCTGGGAGCCTTTTGCCTGACTGAGCCAAGTGCCGGTTCCGATGCTGCCAGCCTGAAAACCCGTGCGGTAAAAAAAGACGGACATTATGTATTGAACGGATCGAAGGTGTTCATCACCAATGGCGGCGAAGCAGATGTCTATATTGTTTTCGCATCGACTAATCCTGAAGCAGGTACAAAGGGCGTCTCAGCCTTTATCGTTGAAAAAGATACACCGGGCTTCATTGTCGGCAAGGATGAGCACAAAATGGGGCTGTACGGCTCCCGAACAGTCCAGTTGACATTCGAGGATATGAAGGTGCCAGAAGAAAACCTGCTTGGCCAGGAAGGCGAAGGATTCAAAATCGCGATGAGCAACCTTGACTCCGGCCGTATCGGCATCGCGGCTCAGGCTCTTGGCATTGCAGAGGCTGCATTGGACGCAGCGTCCTCATATGCAAAAGAAAGAGTCCAATTTGGCAAGCCAATCGCAGCCCAGCAAGGCGTCGGCTTCAAGCTGGCAGACATGGCAACATCCGTTGAAGCTGCAAAACTATTAATCTACCGAGCGGCTCAATTGCGGTCTGAAGGACAAAAGTGCGGAATCGAAGCCTCTATGGCAAAGTTGTTCACATCAAGAACAGCAGTCGAAGTCACAACCGAAGCCATCCAGGTATTCGGCGGCTACGGCTATACAAAAGACTATCCAGTCGAACGCTACTTCCGTGACGCCAAAGTCACCGAGATTTACGAGGGTACGAGCGAGATCCAGAAGATTGTCATAAGTAAGCAGTTGTAA
- a CDS encoding 3-hydroxybutyryl-CoA dehydrogenase: MSVKTIMVIGAGQMGSGIAQVCAQGGYDVFLNDLKPEFVERGLSGIKKNLNRQVDKGRMTADQLDAVVGRVTASTDLQDAGKVDLVIEAAVENMDIKAKIFAQLDEIAPEHTILASNTSSLPITEIAAATKRPEKVIGMHFMNPVPVMKLVEIIRGLATADEVYQTIEDITKTLEKVPVEVNDFPGFVSNRILMPMINEAIYTLYEGVATKEAIDEVMKLGMNHPMGPLTLADFIGLDTCLYIMETLHEGFGDDKYRPCPLLRKYVKAGWLGKKSGRGFYTYA, from the coding sequence ATGAGTGTGAAAACAATTATGGTAATCGGCGCAGGTCAGATGGGCTCCGGTATTGCCCAGGTGTGCGCGCAGGGTGGATATGATGTGTTTTTGAACGACCTGAAGCCGGAATTTGTGGAACGCGGACTTTCCGGAATTAAGAAGAATCTTAACCGCCAGGTAGACAAAGGCCGAATGACAGCAGACCAGTTGGACGCCGTTGTTGGCAGGGTTACTGCCTCAACAGACCTTCAGGATGCCGGTAAGGTTGACCTGGTCATCGAAGCTGCTGTGGAGAACATGGACATCAAGGCAAAGATTTTTGCCCAGCTTGATGAAATCGCACCTGAACACACAATCCTTGCTTCCAATACATCATCGTTACCAATCACCGAGATTGCTGCAGCAACAAAGCGTCCGGAAAAAGTTATCGGCATGCATTTCATGAACCCGGTACCTGTCATGAAGCTGGTCGAAATCATTCGCGGCCTGGCGACAGCTGATGAAGTGTATCAGACAATCGAAGATATCACCAAGACTTTGGAAAAGGTTCCTGTAGAAGTGAATGATTTCCCTGGATTTGTGTCCAACCGCATCCTTATGCCGATGATCAACGAAGCCATCTACACATTATATGAAGGCGTAGCAACAAAGGAAGCAATCGACGAAGTCATGAAGCTCGGCATGAACCATCCAATGGGTCCGTTGACGCTTGCTGATTTCATCGGTCTGGATACTTGCCTTTACATCATGGAAACACTTCACGAAGGCTTCGGCGACGATAAATATCGACCGTGCCCATTATTAAGGAAATATGTAAAAGCTGGCTGGCTAGGCAAAAAATCCGGCCGCGGGTTCTACACATACGCGTAA
- the rpoE gene encoding DNA-directed RNA polymerase subunit delta — MSLSQYSKEELQEMSLIEVGFEILKEKKQAITFQELMAEIKSVLKLDEADAAERMVQFYTDINIDGRFMSQGEGRWGLRVWYPVDQIEEDNVTTVKPKKKKAKKAVDEDDLDLDEFDEIDEDDLDYDDVDEFDEEDDDDALDDDDDDDEDFDEDLEDSDDFEDDEDELLEDEDEDLPLEDEDVEDEDEEL, encoded by the coding sequence TTGAGTTTAAGCCAATACTCAAAAGAAGAGCTTCAAGAAATGTCATTGATTGAAGTAGGATTTGAAATTTTAAAAGAAAAGAAGCAAGCGATCACGTTTCAGGAGCTGATGGCTGAAATCAAGAGCGTCCTTAAATTGGACGAGGCCGATGCTGCTGAAAGAATGGTTCAATTCTATACAGATATAAATATAGATGGACGTTTCATGTCCCAGGGTGAAGGACGCTGGGGTCTTCGCGTCTGGTACCCAGTCGACCAGATCGAAGAAGATAATGTCACCACAGTCAAGCCGAAAAAGAAGAAGGCTAAGAAGGCTGTTGATGAGGACGATCTAGATCTTGACGAATTCGATGAAATCGATGAGGACGATCTGGACTACGATGATGTCGACGAATTCGATGAAGAAGACGACGATGATGCTCTCGACGACGATGACGACGATGATGAGGACTTCGATGAGGACCTGGAAGATTCCGATGACTTCGAAGACGATGAGGATGAGCTGCTGGAGGATGAAGACGAAGACCTGCCGCTCGAAGATGAAGATGTCGAAGATGAAGACGAAGAACTATAA
- a CDS encoding TetR/AcrR family transcriptional regulator, with the protein MKKREVQASVKDERLVKKRRDQMIKGAVTLFKQKGFHRTTTREIARASGFSIGTLYEYIRTKEDVLYLVCDSIYDEVRDRLQENLDTNQGTLESLKVGIANYFKVMDDLQDEVLVMYQEVKSLTKDALPYVLKKEIEMVGMFEDVIQRCVENGELDLDEKHVKIIAHDIFVQGQMWGFRRWALQKLYTLEEYTELQTDLLFKGIKGSEMKLGTGGTK; encoded by the coding sequence ATGAAAAAGCGAGAAGTGCAGGCGTCGGTAAAAGATGAGCGACTTGTGAAAAAGAGGCGCGACCAGATGATCAAAGGGGCCGTAACCCTTTTCAAGCAAAAGGGCTTCCACCGCACGACGACCAGAGAGATTGCCCGGGCTTCAGGCTTTAGCATCGGTACCCTTTATGAATATATCCGCACGAAGGAAGATGTGCTTTACCTAGTCTGCGACAGCATTTATGACGAAGTCCGCGACCGCCTTCAGGAAAACCTCGACACGAACCAGGGGACGCTTGAGAGCCTGAAGGTTGGCATCGCCAATTACTTCAAGGTCATGGATGACCTGCAGGACGAAGTGCTCGTCATGTACCAGGAGGTCAAATCGCTGACGAAGGATGCCCTTCCATATGTGCTGAAAAAAGAAATCGAGATGGTAGGGATGTTTGAGGATGTAATCCAGCGCTGCGTCGAAAATGGCGAGCTTGACCTGGATGAAAAACATGTCAAAATCATTGCCCATGATATTTTTGTCCAGGGGCAGATGTGGGGATTCCGCCGCTGGGCACTGCAAAAACTGTACACTCTCGAGGAGTACACAGAACTGCAGACAGATTTGCTTTTCAAGGGGATTAAGGGATCGGAAATGAAATTAGGAACAGGGGGAACAAAATGA
- the icmF gene encoding fused isobutyryl-CoA mutase/GTPase IcmF, translating into MPEMYKPKNHIRFVTASSLFDGHDASINIMRRIIQSLGGEVIHLGHNRSVEEVVNAAIQEDAQGIAISSYQGGHVEYFKYMYDLLKEKGASHIRIYGGGGGVIIPREIKELHEYGIARIFSPEDGRKYGLNGMIEQMIKECDFPTVTAEGVEEIEKLEDGDPNAVAKLITLAEQHVGSEKETAAAVESLMEKVKTMTKAVPVVGITGTGGAGKSSLTDELIRRFINEIPEKRVAILSVDPTKQKTGGALLGDRIRMNAIFSPRVYMRSLATRKSKSELSLAIKDAIDVVKAAGFDLVIVETSGIGQGDAGITDVCDVSMYVMTSEFGAPSQLEKIDMIDYADLIVINKFERKGSEDAKRQVQKQYQRSHMFFDKELDEMPVYGTIASQFNDPGTNALFAALVNKINEKAGTDWTTSFSTNAVVEKQNVIIPNDRRYYLREISETVRSYHKHAAEQADLARRLFQLEGAIEAVKEKETNSEVLSSLQALREETEKKLTPESRNILENWESLKEKYSGDQFITKIRDKEIVTELKTKSLSGLSIPKVALPKYKDYGEILRWVYLENVPGSFPYTAGVFPFKREGEDPKRQFAGEGTPERTNRRFHYLSKDDTAKRLSTAFDSVTLYGEDPDYRPDIYGKVGESGVSVCSLDDMKKLYAGFDLCHPSTSVSMTINGPAPIILAMFMNTAIEQQVEKKEAGLGRKLNDEEFAQVREMTLQTVRGTVQADILKEDQGQNTCIFSTEFALRMMGDIQQYFIDEKVRNYYSVSISGYHIAEAGANPISQLAFTLSNGFTYVEYYLSRGMKIDDFAPNLSFFFSNGLDPEYSVIGRVARRIWATVMKNKYGANERSQKLKYHIQTSGRSLHAQEIDFNDIRTTLQALMALHDNCNSLHTNAYDEAITTPTEESVRRAMAIQMIITKEHGLTKNENPLQGAFIIEELTDLVEEAVLQEFERINDRGGVLGAMETQYQRGKIQDESMYYEMKKHSGELPIIGVNTYLNPNPPSEEEIDKMELARATKEEKETQIRNLEAFKDQNQDQSETALDRLKETAVNGGNIFAALMETVKYASLGQITRALYEVGGQFRRNM; encoded by the coding sequence ATGCCGGAAATGTATAAGCCAAAGAACCATATTCGCTTTGTGACAGCTTCAAGCTTGTTTGACGGCCATGATGCCTCAATCAATATCATGCGCAGGATCATCCAGTCATTGGGTGGCGAGGTTATTCACCTTGGCCACAACCGCTCCGTCGAAGAGGTCGTCAATGCCGCAATCCAGGAGGATGCACAGGGGATTGCGATTTCTTCCTATCAGGGCGGGCACGTTGAATACTTTAAGTATATGTACGATCTTTTGAAGGAAAAAGGCGCTTCCCATATCCGCATTTACGGCGGTGGCGGCGGTGTCATCATTCCTCGGGAAATAAAAGAGCTTCATGAATACGGAATCGCCCGTATTTTCTCGCCAGAAGACGGCAGGAAATATGGCCTTAATGGCATGATCGAGCAAATGATCAAGGAGTGTGATTTCCCGACTGTGACTGCTGAAGGCGTCGAGGAAATCGAAAAACTTGAAGATGGAGACCCAAATGCTGTCGCAAAGCTGATCACGCTTGCCGAGCAGCATGTTGGTTCGGAAAAAGAAACAGCCGCCGCTGTCGAAAGCTTGATGGAAAAAGTCAAGACGATGACAAAGGCGGTGCCGGTTGTAGGAATTACGGGTACGGGCGGTGCAGGTAAAAGTTCATTGACGGACGAGTTGATCAGGCGCTTCATCAATGAAATTCCTGAAAAACGCGTAGCGATTTTATCAGTCGACCCTACAAAGCAGAAAACAGGCGGAGCACTTCTGGGAGACCGGATCCGCATGAACGCGATTTTCTCTCCACGCGTTTACATGCGCAGCCTGGCGACGAGAAAGTCAAAGTCTGAGTTGTCCCTTGCGATCAAGGATGCCATCGATGTTGTAAAAGCAGCAGGGTTTGACCTGGTTATCGTCGAAACGAGCGGCATTGGCCAGGGCGATGCAGGAATCACGGATGTCTGTGATGTTTCCATGTATGTGATGACGAGCGAATTCGGTGCGCCGTCACAGCTTGAGAAAATCGACATGATCGATTATGCCGACTTGATTGTTATCAATAAATTCGAGCGCAAAGGCTCAGAGGATGCAAAGCGCCAGGTGCAGAAGCAGTATCAGCGCAGCCATATGTTTTTTGACAAAGAGCTTGATGAAATGCCTGTCTACGGCACAATCGCCAGCCAGTTCAACGACCCTGGCACGAACGCGCTGTTTGCTGCGCTGGTCAATAAAATCAATGAAAAAGCAGGCACAGATTGGACGACATCATTTTCTACCAATGCAGTAGTGGAAAAACAAAATGTCATCATCCCGAATGACCGCCGCTATTACCTAAGGGAAATTTCCGAAACGGTACGGAGCTACCATAAACACGCAGCTGAGCAGGCCGACCTTGCCCGCAGACTGTTCCAGCTTGAAGGGGCAATCGAAGCGGTAAAAGAAAAAGAAACAAACAGCGAAGTTCTTTCTTCTCTGCAAGCGTTAAGGGAAGAAACAGAGAAGAAACTGACACCAGAGTCAAGAAACATCCTTGAAAACTGGGAATCTCTGAAGGAAAAATACAGCGGTGACCAGTTCATCACGAAAATCCGTGACAAGGAAATCGTAACGGAATTGAAGACAAAAAGTCTTTCCGGGTTGAGCATCCCTAAGGTTGCACTGCCAAAATACAAGGATTACGGCGAAATCCTGCGCTGGGTTTATCTTGAGAACGTGCCTGGCAGCTTCCCGTACACAGCGGGCGTATTCCCGTTCAAGCGTGAAGGTGAGGATCCGAAACGCCAGTTTGCTGGTGAAGGAACGCCGGAGCGGACAAACCGCCGTTTCCATTACCTTTCAAAGGATGACACAGCAAAACGCCTAAGCACTGCATTCGATTCCGTCACACTTTACGGGGAAGACCCGGATTATCGTCCCGATATTTACGGTAAGGTCGGCGAGAGCGGCGTCAGTGTTTGTTCGCTTGATGATATGAAAAAGCTGTATGCAGGATTTGACCTTTGCCATCCATCAACATCCGTGTCGATGACAATCAACGGACCGGCACCGATCATCCTGGCGATGTTCATGAACACAGCGATTGAACAGCAGGTGGAAAAGAAGGAAGCCGGGCTTGGCCGCAAGCTGAATGACGAAGAGTTTGCCCAGGTCAGGGAAATGACACTTCAAACGGTCCGTGGTACAGTACAGGCCGATATTTTAAAAGAAGACCAGGGACAGAATACTTGTATCTTCTCTACTGAATTCGCACTACGTATGATGGGCGATATCCAGCAGTATTTTATTGATGAAAAAGTCCGGAACTACTATTCTGTTTCGATTTCCGGTTACCATATTGCCGAAGCAGGGGCGAACCCGATTTCCCAGCTGGCGTTCACACTGTCAAATGGCTTCACGTATGTTGAATACTATTTGAGCAGAGGAATGAAGATCGATGACTTTGCGCCAAACCTGAGCTTTTTCTTCTCGAATGGCCTTGATCCTGAGTATTCCGTGATTGGCCGCGTTGCCCGCAGAATCTGGGCGACGGTCATGAAAAATAAGTACGGAGCGAATGAACGCAGCCAGAAACTGAAGTATCATATCCAGACATCAGGCCGCTCGCTTCATGCCCAGGAAATCGACTTCAACGATATCCGGACGACGCTTCAGGCGTTGATGGCACTTCATGATAACTGCAACTCGCTTCATACGAATGCCTACGACGAAGCAATCACCACGCCGACTGAGGAATCAGTCAGACGTGCGATGGCGATCCAGATGATCATCACGAAGGAGCACGGATTGACGAAGAACGAAAATCCGCTCCAGGGTGCGTTCATCATTGAAGAGCTGACTGATTTGGTTGAGGAAGCAGTCCTTCAGGAATTCGAACGGATCAATGACCGCGGAGGCGTGCTTGGTGCAATGGAAACTCAGTATCAGCGCGGTAAAATCCAGGATGAATCCATGTACTATGAAATGAAGAAGCATTCCGGGGAGCTGCCGATCATCGGTGTGAACACGTACTTGAATCCAAATCCTCCATCAGAGGAAGAGATCGACAAGATGGAGCTTGCCCGTGCGACGAAAGAAGAAAAAGAAACACAGATCCGCAACCTAGAAGCATTCAAGGACCAGAATCAAGACCAGTCCGAAACAGCGCTTGACCGGCTGAAGGAAACAGCAGTCAATGGCGGCAATATTTTCGCCGCACTGATGGAAACTGTTAAATACGCAAGCCTGGGACAGATCACAAGGGCGCTTTACGAAGTAGGCGGCCAGTTCCGCAGGAATATGTAA
- a CDS encoding acyl-CoA dehydrogenase: MNFRLSEEHEMIRKMVRDFARNEVAPTAAERDEEERFDREIFDKMAELGLTGIPWPEEYGGIGSDYLAYCIAVEELSRVCASTGVMLSAHTSLAGWPIFKFGNEEQKQKYLRPMAEGKSIGAYGLTEPGSGSDAGAMRTTAKEDGDHYVLNGSKIFITNGGVADIYVVFALTDPSSKHKGTTAFIVESSFTGFSVGKKEKKLGIRSSPTTEIIFEDCRVPKENILGEVGEGFKIAMMTLDGGRNGIAAQAVGIAQGALDAAVDYAKERQQFGKPIAANQGIGFKLADMATSVEASRLLTYQAAWLESEGLPYGKESAMSKLFAGDTAMKVTTEAVQVFGGYGYTKDYPVERFMRDAKITQIYEGTQEIQRLVISRMLTK, encoded by the coding sequence ATGAATTTTCGATTATCCGAAGAACATGAAATGATCCGGAAAATGGTCCGTGATTTTGCGAGGAATGAAGTGGCTCCTACGGCTGCTGAGCGTGATGAAGAGGAACGCTTTGACCGTGAGATTTTTGACAAGATGGCGGAGCTTGGACTGACTGGTATTCCTTGGCCTGAAGAGTACGGCGGCATCGGCAGCGACTATCTGGCTTACTGCATTGCAGTGGAAGAATTATCACGTGTTTGCGCATCGACTGGTGTCATGCTTTCCGCACATACTTCACTTGCTGGCTGGCCGATCTTCAAGTTCGGAAACGAAGAGCAGAAGCAAAAATATTTGCGTCCAATGGCTGAAGGAAAGAGCATTGGAGCTTACGGTTTGACTGAGCCAGGAAGCGGTTCTGATGCAGGTGCAATGAGGACGACTGCAAAAGAAGATGGAGACCATTATGTATTAAATGGTTCGAAAATCTTCATCACAAACGGTGGTGTGGCTGATATTTATGTTGTGTTCGCATTGACTGATCCGTCAAGCAAGCACAAAGGAACGACTGCGTTCATCGTCGAAAGCAGCTTCACTGGATTCTCTGTCGGCAAGAAGGAAAAGAAGCTGGGCATCCGTTCATCTCCGACAACTGAAATCATCTTTGAAGACTGCCGCGTGCCAAAGGAAAATATCCTTGGTGAAGTTGGCGAAGGTTTCAAAATTGCGATGATGACACTTGATGGCGGACGTAACGGAATCGCTGCACAGGCAGTCGGAATTGCACAGGGTGCTCTAGATGCAGCGGTCGATTACGCGAAAGAGCGCCAGCAATTCGGCAAGCCAATCGCGGCGAACCAGGGAATCGGCTTCAAGCTTGCTGACATGGCAACTTCAGTAGAAGCTTCAAGACTATTAACTTATCAGGCTGCATGGCTAGAGTCTGAAGGCCTTCCATACGGCAAGGAATCAGCAATGTCCAAACTATTTGCCGGCGACACAGCAATGAAGGTGACAACTGAAGCAGTACAGGTATTCGGCGGCTACGGCTACACGAAGGACTATCCGGTTGAACGCTTCATGCGTGACGCAAAAATCACGCAGATCTATGAAGGTACACAGGAAATCCAGCGTCTAGTCATCTCAAGGATGCTGACGAAATAA